Proteins found in one Candidatus Cloacimonas sp. genomic segment:
- a CDS encoding iron-containing alcohol dehydrogenase, which produces MFYCPTRIIFADNAISLAKDKIATIGKKALIVTGRNSAKQSGALSDLLLVLKELGINYVLFDHIKENPTLDIIVEGKQIFKQNNCDCVIGIGGGSPIDAAKAISLSAANSLNRNEIYDTTLFKNAFPILAIPLTAGTGTEATQYSVLSDPITKKKAGFGSDLIFPVLAILDPKYTLTLSPQVTLHTALDALSHLLEGLYSNQRSPLVYPFIYQGIDSILHFLPLVLSAPDNLLARTELMQAALYGGIVIAQGSTTLQHSIGYPLTSFYNIPHGLANAMVMEDIMELYYPVVALELNDLFSYLKISKNDFYNWLNALPFERKIELSDSFIEAAIPQIMNSRNMALNPLPVSEEQIRNIFEHIRAS; this is translated from the coding sequence ATGTTTTATTGTCCAACTCGTATAATTTTTGCCGATAACGCCATTTCCCTCGCCAAGGATAAAATTGCCACCATCGGCAAGAAAGCGCTTATCGTAACTGGCAGAAACAGCGCCAAACAAAGCGGTGCTTTATCTGACTTATTGCTTGTTTTAAAGGAACTGGGTATAAATTATGTCCTTTTCGATCACATAAAAGAAAATCCCACTTTGGATATCATAGTAGAAGGCAAGCAAATCTTTAAACAAAATAATTGCGATTGTGTAATTGGCATCGGAGGAGGAAGCCCCATTGACGCAGCCAAAGCAATATCTTTGTCCGCTGCAAATTCATTGAACCGCAATGAAATATATGATACCACTCTGTTTAAAAACGCTTTTCCAATTTTAGCAATTCCACTTACAGCCGGCACAGGAACTGAAGCAACTCAATATAGTGTGTTATCCGATCCCATCACAAAAAAGAAAGCTGGTTTCGGTTCGGATTTGATTTTCCCCGTTTTGGCAATTTTAGACCCGAAATATACTTTAACTTTATCCCCGCAAGTAACTTTGCATACTGCGTTGGATGCTTTAAGTCACCTTTTGGAAGGATTGTATAGCAATCAGCGTTCACCCCTTGTTTATCCTTTCATCTACCAAGGAATTGATTCTATTCTGCATTTTTTGCCTCTGGTTTTATCTGCCCCCGATAATTTATTGGCAAGAACGGAATTGATGCAAGCAGCACTTTACGGAGGAATAGTAATCGCTCAGGGAAGTACCACTTTACAACATTCCATCGGTTACCCTTTAACTTCTTTTTACAATATACCTCATGGTTTGGCAAACGCTATGGTAATGGAAGATATTATGGAGCTTTACTATCCTGTAGTTGCCTTAGAATTAAACGACCTCTTCAGTTACCTGAAAATAAGCAAGAACGATTTTTATAACTGGCTAAATGCATTACCTTTTGAACGCAAAATAGAACTAAGCGATAGCTTTATCGAAGCAGCAATCCCCCAAATTATGAACAGCAGAAATATGGCTTTGAATCCTTTACCTGTTTCCGAAGAACAGATAAGAAACATATTTGAACATATCAGAGCAAGTTAA
- a CDS encoding tetratricopeptide repeat protein, protein MEEKEIKLLEKALSGKPTKDNFYQGLKLVNYYLSCNPHKAEESTQILLQMANLMETTEEIAFANKMMGSVNSALGNYQEAIPYYQKAVNLFSQIGNNLQMAQSLASIAAMNSTLGNSTQALKTFMEVIPLFEQENDQHSIAITYSNMANIYKTKMDYAHAIQYYQKAADLAESVQFPDLQVSSLCIMGSIYSSLMDYNKNLACCLKALTLAESTGNDYLIGEVHCSLGVAYQELQDYDKALEYYYKSLKIGREQQIPYYISGNLSNIADIYRKQGKLKEALKAYKEALKYDLQTGDIYNQSASLRTIALTYIDMHRYALARKTILQAYPV, encoded by the coding sequence ATGGAAGAAAAGGAAATTAAACTTTTAGAAAAAGCATTATCCGGCAAGCCGACAAAAGATAATTTTTACCAAGGGCTTAAATTGGTAAATTACTATCTTAGTTGCAATCCCCATAAGGCAGAGGAATCTACCCAAATATTATTGCAAATGGCTAATCTTATGGAAACCACTGAAGAAATTGCCTTTGCCAATAAGATGATGGGATCAGTAAATTCCGCTTTAGGCAACTATCAGGAGGCAATTCCTTATTATCAGAAAGCGGTAAATTTATTTTCTCAAATAGGCAATAATCTGCAAATGGCACAATCGCTTGCCTCAATTGCTGCTATGAATTCCACCTTGGGAAACTCTACTCAGGCATTGAAGACCTTTATGGAAGTAATCCCTCTTTTTGAACAGGAAAACGACCAGCATAGTATTGCCATAACCTATTCTAATATGGCAAATATCTATAAAACTAAAATGGATTATGCCCATGCAATTCAGTATTATCAAAAGGCAGCAGATCTTGCGGAAAGCGTTCAATTTCCGGATTTGCAAGTTAGTTCTCTTTGCATAATGGGTTCAATCTATTCATCTTTAATGGATTACAATAAAAATCTTGCCTGCTGTCTGAAGGCATTAACTTTGGCAGAATCCACCGGCAATGATTATCTGATAGGCGAGGTCCATTGCTCTTTAGGGGTTGCTTATCAGGAATTGCAGGATTATGATAAAGCATTGGAATATTATTATAAATCACTTAAAATTGGAAGGGAACAGCAGATTCCCTATTATATTTCAGGTAATTTAAGTAATATTGCCGATATTTATCGTAAGCAAGGAAAGCTGAAAGAAGCCCTAAAAGCATATAAAGAAGCATTAAAGTATGATTTGCAAACCGGAGATATTTATAATCAGAGCGCTTCTTTACGAACTATAGCCCTTACTTATATAGATATGCATCGTTACGCACTTGCCAGGAAAACCATTTTACAGGCATACCCCGTTTAA